GCTGAAGGCGAATTAACCGTGATCGCCTTGCCCCACAATTGGCTCAACTACGGCGAAATGATCGAAAACTTCTCGAAAAAATATGGTATCAAAATCAACGAACTGAATCCCGATGCTGGTTCGGGCGATGAAATCGAAGCGATCAAGGCCAATAAAGATAACAAAGGCCCCCAAGCTCCCGACGTGATCGACGTTGGTTTTGCTTTTGGCCCATCCGCCAAGCAGGAAAATCTCTTGCAGCCCTACAAAGTTTCAACTTGGGATACGATTCCTAACGAGTTGAAAGATCCCGAAGGCTATTGGTTTGGCGATTATTACGGCGTGTTGGCTTTTGCCGTCAACAAAGATGTCGTCAAAAATGTGCCCCAAGATTGGGCTGACCTCTTGAAGCCCGAATATAAAGGCCAAGTCGCCTTGGCAGGTGATCCACGGGTCTCGAATTTGGCGATTCAGTCAGTCTACGCCGCAGCCCTCGCTAATGGCGGTAGTTTGGATAATGTCCAGCCTGGCTTAGATTTCTTTAGCAAATTGAACCAAGCTGGTAACTTTGTACCAGTTATTGCCAAACAAGGCACCTTGGCCCAGGGCGAAACCCCAATTATGATCACTTGGGATTATTTGGCACTTAGTGCTCGCGATGAGTTGGGCGGCAACCCCGAAATTGAAGTAGTTGTGCCAAAATCTGGCGTGCTTGGTGGCGTGTATGTTCAAGCGATCAGCGCTTATGCTCCACATCCAAATGCTGCTAAATTGTGGATGGAATACCTCTACTCCGACGAAGGCCAATTGACTTGGCTCAAAGGCGGCGGCCACCCAGTGCGCTACAACGATTTGGTTGCGCGTAATGTGATTCCAGCTGAAATTGCTGAAAAATTGCCACCAGCCGAGCTCTACGCCAACGCCGTATTCCCAACCTTGGCTCAGCTTGAAGCCGCCAAGAAAGTTATCGTTGATGGTTGGGATGCCACGGTCAACGTCGATGTCAAGGAATAATTAAGGAAGGATCGCCGCTCTGTGGCAGAACAAGCTTCAGAACGTGGTCGGGGTGCGCAATGGCAGCACCTCGACCTTCGTCGCATTAATTGGAGTTGGCTGGGCACAGTGCCATTTTTCCTCTTTGCTTGTGCCTTTTTGGTGCTTCCGTCGGCCTCGCTAGTGATCGGCAGTTTTCAAGATAACGAGGGTAACTTTACCCTGCAAAATATCGCCGATCTTGGTCAGCCAAGCATTGTCAATGCCTATGTGCTCAGCGTGCAGGTGAGCGGGGTTACGGCCTTGCTTGGCACGTTGGTTGGCGGTTTGTTGGCCTGGGCCATGGTGCTGGGGCGTTTGCCGCGCTTTGTGCGAGCTTTTTTGATTCCCTTCTCTGGCGTGGCCTCGAACTTTGCTGGTGTACCCTTGGCCTTTGCCTTTATTGCAACCTTGGGACGGGTTGGCTTTGTCACGGTTTTGCTCAAAGATTTGGGCTTTAATTTATATGACAAGGGCTTTAATCTCTACAGCTTTTGGGGTTTGAGCGCGACCTATCTGTATTTTCAAATTCCCTTGGTGGTGTTGATTTTAACTCCAGCTTTTGAGGCACTTCGTCCGCAATGGCGCGAGGCAGCTGAAAGTTTAGGCGCTTCGGGCGGCTACTACTGGCGCAGCATTGCCTTGCCAATTCTAACTCCGGCCCTGTTGAGCACCGTTGTACTGCTCTTTGGCAATGCCTTTGGAGCCTATGCCACGGCTTATGCTTTAACGGGCGGCTCGTTGAATATTGTGCCGATTATGATTGGGGCGCAAATTCAGGGTGATATTTTACATAATCCCAATTTGGGCTATGCCTTGGCATTTGGCATGATGGTGATTATGACCTTGGTTTTGGTGCTTTATAGCTGGCTTCAGCGCCGATCGGCACGGTGGTTGCAATGAAAAAACGTTCTTCATTGGTTGCGTGGCTATTTATTATCCTTGGTACAAGCTATTTCTTGTTGCCGCTGATTGCTACGTTTCTGTTTTCGCTGCGAGCCAAAAAAGATAGCTTGGGCTTTACCGCCTATCAACGGGTTTTTGCTGATAGTAGTTTTTACGAAACCTTCCTGTTTTCAGCGTTAATGGCCTTGTTGACGATTATCGCTAGCTTGCTTTTGCTGGTTCCCACGGTGTACTGGGCTTATTTGCGGCATCCGCGTTTGCACCGCCTAATCGAGTTGGTCTCGCTAATGCCATTTGTGATTCCGCCAATTGTGCTGGTGTTTGGTTTGATCAAATCGTATAGCCGCCCACCAGTGATTTTGGTGCAAAGTCGCGGCTTGCTGATCGCAGGTTATATGGTGCTCACGCTGCCGTATATGTACCGAGCGATTGATGCTGGCCTGCGGGCGACCAACGTCAAAACCCTGACCGAAGCTGCTCAAAGCCTTGGGGCTGGCTGGCCGCGAATTATTTGGCAAGTGATTGTGCCGAATGTACGGGGAGCCTTGGTTAATGGCGCATTTTTGACCTTTGCCACAGTGCTGGGCGAATTGACCTTAGCTCAATATTTAGCTTGGCCCGCCTTCGGCCCATACCTCGCCCGCATCAGTCAAAACAAAGCCTACGAACCAGCAGCGCTTACAATCATTAGTTTTGCCCTAACGTGGGTGATTTTTGGGATTGTGCTGTTGGTCAATAGCAAAGATCAACAACAAACCCAATTTGGTGGAACACACTAAGGAACTGCCATGGCTTTTATCGAATTACACAATTTAACCAAGCAATTTGGCCCAACAACGGTGGTTTCGCCGCTCAATCTGTCGGTCGAGCGCGGTGAATTTTTGTCGGTGCTCGGCCCCAGCGGCTGCGGCAAAACCACTACCCTGCGCATGATTGCAGGCTTCGAGGCTCCCAGCGGTGGCTCAATCAAAATCGACGGTAACGATATGACCCAAACACCGCCCAGCAAACGCAAGATTGGGATTGTCTTTCAATCGTATGCGCTGTTTCCGAATATGAGCGTTGCTCAAAATATCGGCTATGGCTTGCGGATCGCCAAACTCAGCAAACAGGCAATCGAGCAACGTGTCAACGAAATGCTTGATATTATTCATATGCAAGAATTTGCCAATCGCTATCCACATCAGCTTTCTGGCGGCCAGCAACAGCGGGTTGCCCTGGCCCGCGCCTTGGCAATTCGCCCCCAAGTGCTGCTGCTCGATGAGCCACTTTCAGCACTCGATGCCAAGATTCGGGTTTCGTTGCGTCAAGATATTCGGGCAATTCAGCGCGAATTAGGCATTACGGCGATTTACGTTACCCACGATCAAGAAGAGGCGCTTTCGCTTTCGGATCGGGTGCTGATTATGCAAAAGGGCGAAGTTGAGCAACTTGGCACGCCCGCCGAAATTTACAACAATCCCAAAACCAGCTTTGTGGCTCATTTTGTCGGCACACTTAACACCCTAGAAGCCTCGCTACACGACCCCAAAGAGGGCATTTTGCATTTTGGCAAGCAACAATTTAGCGTCAGCGATAGCTTTGATCCATCGCTACAAGGCAGCACAGTGCGGGTTGCGCTGCGACCTGAACGCTTGAGCCTTGACGGTGTTGCGGCCCAAAATCAACTGCATGGCGTGGTCAAAGAGCAAATGCTGTTGGGGCCGATTGTGCGTTTTCACGTTGAAATCGAGCAACAACTGCTATTTGTCGATGTCTTCAACGATACCCACGTCAGCAACTTGCCCAATCGTGGCGAGGCGGTGGTGGTTAATTTTGCGCCCCACGATTGTTTGGTACTTCAAAGCTAAAACTTCAAACGGCCCATTGGGGCCGCTTGAAGGAGAGAAGAGTGTGTGTGAGGAGGAAGGATTTGTTTCGAGTATCGCAAGTATAGCTTACGATCAACCTAACAAACAATCCACCTCATACTCCTATCCTCAATTAACCACATGGCCTATTGCTGCTAATGCCAATTCCCACCTCTACTCCTCAAAATTCGACTGCACGAATAAATAGATAGCTACCGTTACTGCTTAAATTGGCCTAAACAGGAAAAATTAACCGCAATCGGATCAATTAAATAGGGTAATTAGCATAGATCGAACAGATATTCGTTTATGCAGCGCACATATATGCGTAACCCATCAGCTAAAGTAAGCCATCGTTAGAGTTCTACAAGGAGGTTGTATGAGTGATCCCCCAGTCATACGGGCATTGAAGAGTATGACAAACTCGGTCAAGGCTTGGGATGCTACGCCACTGCATTCGATCTTCGATCAAATTAGCCCCCCAAACGAGCCGAACGCCCAAACTTCAACGCCCTACTTTCTGCAAGCGCAACGTTTTAGCCTAACCGAATCTGCGCTATTTCCAATCGCCGAACGTCCGCCAGTTTCAGCCGATTTACAAACTCAATTCAATCGTGCAATTGAGCAATGTAACGCCGAGCCAAGCATTCATTTGGCGCAGATGCTCAGTTTGTTTCACGATTATGCTTGGGCCGTCAGCTACCAGCCAACTGCTGGCGAGGTAGCCGATTCGGTCGTGTCGCTCTACGATTATGCTCGCACCAAAGCCGCATTAGCCGCCGCTGGCGAGCAAGCCATGTTAGTTGGTGGCGATCTTTCAGGTGTGCAGGATTTTATCTACACCATCGCGGCCAATCGCGCCGCCAAAAGTCTGCGCGGCCGCTCATTCTACTTGCAAATGCTGACCGATGCTTTGGCTGGTTGGGTGTTGCAGCAAGCAGGCATGCCTAGCACCAATTTACTCTACAGCGGCGGTGGGCGTTTTTATGTGATTGTGCCAGCCGCTTGTTACGAGCAATTGGCTCAGTGGCGACGCGAGCTTGGTCAATTTTTGCTGAATGTCCACGATGGCGAGTTGTATATCGCCTTGGGCGGCGCAACCATCGCCGATGCTGAGCACAATTTTGAGGCTTTGTTTCGCGCCGTCAACGATCAAGTGACCGCTGATAAACGCCGTCGTTTTGCAACCCTCGATCAGCGAGAACTGCAAACCAAATTGTTCACACCACGCGGCCATCGCGGCAACGAGGATGATCGTTGTGAGACCTGTGGCTATATGGGGCCGAGCAGCCAATTTATGCCTGATGACGATGAGGGCAAAATCTGTCGGCTCTGTGAAAGCACGATTAAGCTGGGATTCAGCCTGCACGATGCCCAATTTCTCTGCATCCGCCAGCCACAGCCCAATCTCGCTGCTGTCAAAGACCGCGCAAATGCAAAGGATATTTTGGCGGGCTTGGGTTTGCAGGCAGAAATTTGTTTCGATCAGCAGGAATTGCTCAAATATCTCAATCGCAATCCTGAGCAATCAATCCATGTGCAGATTATTCGGCCCTTTGCAGACGATCTAGCCATGCTGACCCAGCTCCGCGCCGATTATCGCCAGCATGTCTTTAGTATGCGCCCAATCGTCAATGTGACACCCAAGGCTGCCAAGGGCGAGGTCAAATCGTTTGATCAGCTAGCCAAAGCTAGTCGTGGCATCAAGCGCTTTGGGGTGCTACGGATGGATGTTGATGATCTTGGTGATATTTTTGGCTATAGCCTTGCCAAAGCTTCGTTGGCCCGTATTTCTAGCCTGAGCGCGGCCTTCTCACGCTTTTTCGAGGGCTGGGTTGGCGAAATTTGTCGCGACCAGAACATTGCCACCTCAATCTATCAGACGGATCAAGCGAGCAATCAAGCAACCAGCCATGAACAAATTTACAGCGTCTATTCGGGCGGCGACGATTTGTTTTTGGTTGGTAGTTGGGATGTGCTGGCCCATGTCGCCAATCGGATTCAGCACGATCTGCAACGCTACACTGGCTATAACCGATTAATCCATGTTTCGGCGGGATTGAGCCTGCACACCGAGAAATTCCCCTTATATCAAGCGGCCAAACTAGCCCATCATGCGCTTGATCGAGCCAAAGATGCTGCGCCACGCCAAGCAATTCGCAAAAATGCGCTGGATTTTCTTGATCAAACAATTGCTTGGGAAGCCTACCCCGCCTTACTCAACTGGCATCAACGTTTGTGGCAACTCTATCAAGGCGAGCATGGCATGGTGCGTTCGCTGTTGCAAGTGCTAATGGAGTTATATAGCCAATATTACGAGCATAGCCAGCAACGCCAAAAATCGGGCAAAGGCCACACCGCCTATGGCCCATGGATTTGGCGCGGCAAATATCAACTAGCGCGAATTCGCCAACGCCACCACACCAATCAAGCACTACAAACCCTACTCGATGATATCGACGAGCTGTTATTTACTGGCTTCGATGAGCCGCATCGGATCAGTTTGCGCACAATCGAGCAGCTTGGTTTAGCCGCTCGTTGGACTCAATTATTAATTCGTGAGCAAGGAGATTAATCATGCCTGAGATTACCGAACAAGAACGTGAAGCAATTATTGCTGGCGATGATGTTGAACTGTTAGTCAAAGCTGCCGAAAAAATCGGGTCACGCCTGGCCTACGCTCGCTTAACCACCAGCCAAATTCGTGGCATTTTCGGCACCGTGCGCCGGATCGAGATGGATTGGGTGATGCCAAGTTTGCAGCAGCAACGGGCCGAAGCAGTCCGCCGTGCCCAACGCGAATTTGCTTTGCTGCAACCACGCTTGGCCTATCAAGCCAAACGTGAGCGTGGCGGTGCGGTTCAAGCGCTCAGCGATGAATTAACGCCAGCGATTAAGTTGGTTATGGGGGCAAAAAATACCAATCCTGATACTTTTTATCAGCGCTTCCGCAACTTTGTCGATTTCTTTGAAGCAATTCTGGCCTATCATCGATCATTTGGCGGTCAATAATTTTAAGCCTAAAACCTAATTTATAGCAAATAAGGAAGAAAAATCATGTCAGATCAAACACCTAAAATCAAAATTGTTGGCCGGATTTTCGTCAATTTTGAAATTCATGCCTTAACTGGCTTACATATCGGCGGCGCAGCTGGTACGTTGGCAATTGGCAACGTCGATAATCCAGTCATTCGTAATCCCTTTAACAGCGAACCCTACGTTCCAGGCTCATCGTTGCGCGGCAAAATGCGCTCACAATTAGAAAAACTATATGGCTTGGCCCAAAATACTTCGATTGGCCGCGATGTTTCAATTCATTCAGCCAAAACCCAAGCCGAATATGATAATAGCCCAGTGCTACATATTTTTGGTATTCCCGCTAGTGATTTTCTGACCGAGCCAACCCGCTTGATCGTGCGTGATGCTGCACTAAGCGAACAAACCCGCACAGCCTTCCGCGATGCCCGTACCGACTTGCCCTACACCGAAGTTAAATGGGAAGCTGCGATCGATCGCGTCACCTCAGCCGCCACGCCGCGCCAACAAGAACGGGTTCCGGCTGGGGCAATTTTCGACGGCGCATTGACCTTCACGCTCTACAACGATCAAGATACCAAACTCTTCAATACCGTCATTCGTGGGCTTGAGTTGGTCGAAGAAGATTATTTGGGCGGCCAAGGTGCGCGTGGTAGCGGCCAAGTTGCCTTCAAAAATATTGTGATTAGCTTTCAGCACCACGAAAAGTCGGTGCTCGAAAAGCACAAAGTTGCTTCGTTAGTCGAATTGCGAGCTTTGTGGTCAGCTCAGGGCTACGCCGCCAAATAAAGGAGCAACGCATGGAATTTAATCTGATTCGTCTCAAGCCACAGGGGGCATTCCACTTTGGCAGGCACGGCATCGAGATGGAAGCAGTCAGCGAAACCTGCCCA
This sequence is a window from Herpetosiphon gulosus. Protein-coding genes within it:
- a CDS encoding extracellular solute-binding protein, with the translated sequence MAQSKLGAFRLRAAKLAALFLVVSLMISACGSAASESTTAPTAGSGGTSSTMDALIAAAKAEGELTVIALPHNWLNYGEMIENFSKKYGIKINELNPDAGSGDEIEAIKANKDNKGPQAPDVIDVGFAFGPSAKQENLLQPYKVSTWDTIPNELKDPEGYWFGDYYGVLAFAVNKDVVKNVPQDWADLLKPEYKGQVALAGDPRVSNLAIQSVYAAALANGGSLDNVQPGLDFFSKLNQAGNFVPVIAKQGTLAQGETPIMITWDYLALSARDELGGNPEIEVVVPKSGVLGGVYVQAISAYAPHPNAAKLWMEYLYSDEGQLTWLKGGGHPVRYNDLVARNVIPAEIAEKLPPAELYANAVFPTLAQLEAAKKVIVDGWDATVNVDVKE
- a CDS encoding ABC transporter permease subunit, giving the protein MNWSWLGTVPFFLFACAFLVLPSASLVIGSFQDNEGNFTLQNIADLGQPSIVNAYVLSVQVSGVTALLGTLVGGLLAWAMVLGRLPRFVRAFLIPFSGVASNFAGVPLAFAFIATLGRVGFVTVLLKDLGFNLYDKGFNLYSFWGLSATYLYFQIPLVVLILTPAFEALRPQWREAAESLGASGGYYWRSIALPILTPALLSTVVLLFGNAFGAYATAYALTGGSLNIVPIMIGAQIQGDILHNPNLGYALAFGMMVIMTLVLVLYSWLQRRSARWLQ
- a CDS encoding ABC transporter permease subunit, which translates into the protein MKKRSSLVAWLFIILGTSYFLLPLIATFLFSLRAKKDSLGFTAYQRVFADSSFYETFLFSALMALLTIIASLLLLVPTVYWAYLRHPRLHRLIELVSLMPFVIPPIVLVFGLIKSYSRPPVILVQSRGLLIAGYMVLTLPYMYRAIDAGLRATNVKTLTEAAQSLGAGWPRIIWQVIVPNVRGALVNGAFLTFATVLGELTLAQYLAWPAFGPYLARISQNKAYEPAALTIISFALTWVIFGIVLLVNSKDQQQTQFGGTH
- a CDS encoding ABC transporter ATP-binding protein: MAFIELHNLTKQFGPTTVVSPLNLSVERGEFLSVLGPSGCGKTTTLRMIAGFEAPSGGSIKIDGNDMTQTPPSKRKIGIVFQSYALFPNMSVAQNIGYGLRIAKLSKQAIEQRVNEMLDIIHMQEFANRYPHQLSGGQQQRVALARALAIRPQVLLLDEPLSALDAKIRVSLRQDIRAIQRELGITAIYVTHDQEEALSLSDRVLIMQKGEVEQLGTPAEIYNNPKTSFVAHFVGTLNTLEASLHDPKEGILHFGKQQFSVSDSFDPSLQGSTVRVALRPERLSLDGVAAQNQLHGVVKEQMLLGPIVRFHVEIEQQLLFVDVFNDTHVSNLPNRGEAVVVNFAPHDCLVLQS
- the cas10 gene encoding type III-A CRISPR-associated protein Cas10/Csm1 — encoded protein: MSDPPVIRALKSMTNSVKAWDATPLHSIFDQISPPNEPNAQTSTPYFLQAQRFSLTESALFPIAERPPVSADLQTQFNRAIEQCNAEPSIHLAQMLSLFHDYAWAVSYQPTAGEVADSVVSLYDYARTKAALAAAGEQAMLVGGDLSGVQDFIYTIAANRAAKSLRGRSFYLQMLTDALAGWVLQQAGMPSTNLLYSGGGRFYVIVPAACYEQLAQWRRELGQFLLNVHDGELYIALGGATIADAEHNFEALFRAVNDQVTADKRRRFATLDQRELQTKLFTPRGHRGNEDDRCETCGYMGPSSQFMPDDDEGKICRLCESTIKLGFSLHDAQFLCIRQPQPNLAAVKDRANAKDILAGLGLQAEICFDQQELLKYLNRNPEQSIHVQIIRPFADDLAMLTQLRADYRQHVFSMRPIVNVTPKAAKGEVKSFDQLAKASRGIKRFGVLRMDVDDLGDIFGYSLAKASLARISSLSAAFSRFFEGWVGEICRDQNIATSIYQTDQASNQATSHEQIYSVYSGGDDLFLVGSWDVLAHVANRIQHDLQRYTGYNRLIHVSAGLSLHTEKFPLYQAAKLAHHALDRAKDAAPRQAIRKNALDFLDQTIAWEAYPALLNWHQRLWQLYQGEHGMVRSLLQVLMELYSQYYEHSQQRQKSGKGHTAYGPWIWRGKYQLARIRQRHHTNQALQTLLDDIDELLFTGFDEPHRISLRTIEQLGLAARWTQLLIREQGD
- the csm2 gene encoding type III-A CRISPR-associated protein Csm2 produces the protein MPEITEQEREAIIAGDDVELLVKAAEKIGSRLAYARLTTSQIRGIFGTVRRIEMDWVMPSLQQQRAEAVRRAQREFALLQPRLAYQAKRERGGAVQALSDELTPAIKLVMGAKNTNPDTFYQRFRNFVDFFEAILAYHRSFGGQ
- the csm3 gene encoding type III-A CRISPR-associated RAMP protein Csm3 yields the protein MSDQTPKIKIVGRIFVNFEIHALTGLHIGGAAGTLAIGNVDNPVIRNPFNSEPYVPGSSLRGKMRSQLEKLYGLAQNTSIGRDVSIHSAKTQAEYDNSPVLHIFGIPASDFLTEPTRLIVRDAALSEQTRTAFRDARTDLPYTEVKWEAAIDRVTSAATPRQQERVPAGAIFDGALTFTLYNDQDTKLFNTVIRGLELVEEDYLGGQGARGSGQVAFKNIVISFQHHEKSVLEKHKVASLVELRALWSAQGYAAK